In Capsicum annuum cultivar UCD-10X-F1 chromosome 8, UCD10Xv1.1, whole genome shotgun sequence, the genomic window CTTCACTGATCTGTCCACCATTACAAGTCACATGTTTGTGGGTATAGGATCCCccaaacatagatttttattAACAACTAGCGGCATCAGAATAATGctcgctcccagatcacataaggccatAGCAGAGTCTAGAGACCCAATagtacaagggatggtgaatgatcctgggtctacctttTTCTGCACCAAGgatcttgtagaaatagcactacagtGGTGGAGATTATCCACTGGTTCGTAGCATACTTCTCTCTTCTTCAtcacaagatccttcataaatttcatatatcCTGACATCTTCtcaagtgcctccaccaaagaCACATTCACAGTCAGTtgcttcaacattgccatgaatttactaaactttgtaTTATCGGCCTTCTTTTTCAATCTATGGGGAAAGGAAGGCAGTAGTTTTGGGAGAGTAGTCAATGCTGCTTCCTTctccttatcttttcttttttctaactcatcaacaTGCTGATGATTAAAAGAAATATCAATACCATCAAGTTTCTCAGAGTCTACTAGATAACTTTCTTTATGCTCAACATCCTCTTCGATCACAACATTTCCCACAGAAGGgcctggtaataccttaccactctgtTTGGTAACTGTCATGCAAGAGCTATTATTACGAGGATTATGAACTATATTGCTTGGAAATTTTTTGCACTTCTTCTGATTCAATGCTgctgagagttggctcatttgcttCTCTAATTGTTTGATAGAAGTTGAGTGTGaatttaccaactgactcatagaagaCAAATCACTATTCATAGTGGTCACTCCAGAGTTGGTAGCGTCAACTCTTTTTAATAACTtctccattatgtcctccatggacattttgccCGATCTTGTTGCAGCATTATCTCGGCTTCTAGGAGGTACATGTAGTCTACTccaatcattttttttctttcaattcccttGATCCATATCCTTGTAACCAGCCTTGTcgtaatagttccaaccttgatttccttggctatttccTCAAAAACCCCCTGGTTATTTAGATAGTTCGGCTCTTTTTCCAAATTAGAGTCAGCTCTGCCTTAGGATGCAACAGCTTTCACCTTTTACATTTTTCCATATAATAAATGCTTAGTCAATAAATCCATTTGCGTCTTCAAATGTGCCATATCCTGATTACATTCCTTCTCTTTATTGCATTGCTCCGCAATAATACTAAGATTTACTTTGTTTAGTCATCCTATCGAGCATTTTTGAGGCTTCTAGAAAAGTGAGATTCATAAATGATTCTCTAGCAGCATTATCCACAACTGGCTTCGTAATAGAGTTTAAGGCCTTATAgagacaacaaaaacaacaacaaacccagtatattcccatataatggggtctaggaagggtaaaatatatgcagtccataccactatatCTGAAGAAGTAgcgaggttgtttctgatagaccctcggctcaagaatAAGGCCTTATAGAGAGTCTCCATCAAATGGATATCAGTTATATTATGATTCAGGCACtacatcagcttctttttaaacctctcccaggtCTCGTGAAGAGCTTTAGTTGGAAGCTACCAAAAGTTATTGATCTCATCCCTTAACTGTACCCTtctagaaggtggaaagaacctttctaggaaagcctctttcaactacctacagttggttatagaatcaggagtcatcCCATTAAGCCATAGTGTTGCCTCCCTAGAccgagacaatggaaataagcgcaAGCGGATGGAATTTTGGCccactcctaggttatcaaaagatttgaaaatggtgacaaagttcaccaaatgcatgttaggaTCATATCCTGGAAGACCACCGAACAACCCCTTGAGATGGAGGAGTTGAATCATCATGCTGGTAATATTGAATCCAGGTGCTAGAGTTGGAGGAATAATAGATCCAGttgcaccagctccatccattccatccttgtcatcattaagatcaaattGTAATGGTTGATGATCCTTCCACGCCCTAAAGGGATGATTTCTATTCATATTATGGTATATCGGTGCAACCATATTCTATGCATACCTTGAGTTGACAGGATCCAATAAGTCATCATCtcctaaatcatcatcatcaggcTTTGGATGATACACCGGTTGACTATCATTCTTTTCATTAAGCTGGGCTCTAACCAAGGTGGCTAACCTTTCAACATCTTGTGGGTCTGTCATTCTACCAATCTGCTGAAGTTCCGTATGTACTAGTAATAATGGAGCACCTGACCTccgtgtacttggcatacacaatacTTACCCTGCacagaacaaaaataacaaataaaagtaaaatttgggaaacttgaccaaaggtcaactaacaaacacaaacttaattgacagtcgtattccccagcaatggcaccaaaatttgatacgcccaaattacacttTTCTTGCGAGAGAGTAAGAGGTCTCtataaaatatagaacccaactaggttgggtgtcgaatctaacagggaatactatgttcacttaagtattgtggttgttatcaGAATGTTGATCGAAGATTCCAGAGAAaaaggggttttgatttatgaattatatCTAAATAATTGTAACAGAGTTGTTCCAACTAGCGATTCTTTTGTAAATGGTAATTCaatgagattaaacaaactaGAGCTATGGTTACCAAGATTTTTAAACAGCACTAAGCATCCCTCATCCTTAAATCAACAATTCTAGCACTTAATAACTTAACTCATTAGAAAACTATGACTGACATCTCTAATATAAACACTATCCCCAACTGCATAAGAGCATAAATAAACACataatttccatacatagggATAGTTGTATTCAAATCGGTATAAGTACACGTAAgcacatcaataatcatcctATGACCTTGTTGGGcatcataataaaatcaaagtttcctccaaccttgtcgggtatcaatataacatcacaatatcctccggttGCATcgagtatcaacatatcatcataatattttcaGATCGCACCAGGCTTCActatatcatcacaatattatTCAGCtttatcgggtatcatcatatcattacaATATAATCCAGACGCATCGGATATCATCATATAATCACAATACTATCTGGCCAAATCGAGTATTatgatatcatcacaatatcctccgttCGCACtaggtatcatcatattatcacaatatccttcggccttatcaggTATCAACATAACACCATAATATCCTTCATCCTTGTCAAGTATCACTAAAACATCCATAGTCACAATATAccaatttatatcattaataaagaactATCCCCATAAGtgataaagtaaatgacaagccccacaatggctaaagtaaatagatatAAAGTAGAAGAAAATAAGAACTTACCTCCATAATCTAATGTTCATCATTAATGTAACTTTATcaatagatatatgtatatgtaacatGAATAACATAAACTATCATCAGGTTTGCCTCAGAACTTCTATCTTTAATAACAACATCTTTGCTCCATCCCATACCAGAAATATGggtatatagatatgtataaGAAGTGGCAAAAACATTAGCATAATTAATCATATGAGGAAGTATCATGAGTCCAAGAATAATATATAGAATATATTTACATATAGTCAATAATCATGCCTTCTAGCACCATTAACATATCGTTTCTAATATAAACAATAAGAAAGATTTCCAATATGGTTATTAGGGtaattattaagcatgatcataGCATGGAAAATAGCATAGTTAACGACCTGGATACTAGCCTAATAAATGGCCTCATAAAGATTATAATCAAAGAATGATCATTAAATATCCATAATCTAGTCATTTAGTCCATGGGCATAACCATAAGAAATATGATGAACAATGACCCATTAGTGGCATATTCATTGGACTACTATTAGCATAaagataatttatatttatagtcAAGGGCTCATTTAATAGCATGTTCCTTAGCCTGAATAATGGTTAATCagaataacataattaataactTGACATAAGCTTTAGCTAATAGGGAATACAAAGGCATACAAAGGCATAATCACTTGGGCATCATTCTCAATGCCATTCCTCATAACCAACAAACACTAAGAATCatcaatattgcctcaaaaagGCACTCTCTAGTCAATTACTAAGCATAAGTTTCAAGGGAACTAATCCTCAATCTTTCCTTAAGGTGGGTCAACTAGCCTGCTTCTAAATCCCTAAAatgcattctaagtcaatttaAACCCGGACTAGACTAACATATCTAAATCAACTCTTGGATATATAGCAAGTCACCATAAGTCCTAAGGTAGATTTCTACTCAAGACCTTATACTAAGTCCAATAGAACTAATGCAACCTTCTCTAGTATAAACAATGATGATTAATTTTACTCTAAATATGAGAAACTAGAGAATTTAACCTAAGGTTTACgtattctaaggcattctcatgctaaacataagTAATGAAGTCTATTCTACCTAAGATAGAGCGAAACAAGTCAACCTTTCCAATTCTGAGATTCGCATAGCCTAATTGATCTAACAAAACCAAGTCTTGTATCTCATCAATCCAATActtaaaacccatcccaatctaacaagatatcataactaTACTATAAAATAGCTCAATCTAGAAaggagtaagcctagcctacttcAAATATGAAGATTGATCAACAATCCGCTAAACCTTCTCTTTTCCCTTTCaagaagcttcttcaaggtgcCAAGCTATTAAAACataatctacacatcattacgagaacattgatacccatattgcactattgttctttgggtccaaaaatgacaccaaaaatccTAAGTGGGTCCTATTCATAAAAAAACTTGTTTCCAAGGTCAATCCAATGTTCATACACCATtagggaatcataaccctcattAAATAGGTGAAAACAAAGCTTATATGGGATAAAATCAATCCATTAACTATTTGGGGTTTTTgttaaataatcaagaaattcaaatatGAAACAGAAGGATTCATGCATCAAATCCATTGTTAATCacgaaaatatatgttaataaaGCTTCTAAGTTGCACCCAAGACTAAATTTAAGGTTCACACACCTTTTTAGGGTTCCTAGGTCTCAAAGATGAGTGGAAATGTTAAAAAATTTGCCCCAAGGGTCTCTTTAATAGCCACCACAGGCAATTAGCTATGATGATCTCTATCCATAGATGGAGATCGTGCAAGGGCGATCCCGGCCCTTCCTATGGTTATCGCTATAAGGAGTTCAAGATGCCTTTTTGTGCACTCGCGCACCTTTCAATACCAGCAACTTGGGAAATTTCTATGTTATCCAACGATGCATCAGGATTCATTTAGAACCTGATATaggcaaatgaactatgtaatcaCACTAATTTCAACGTTCCAGACACGatggtgaagttggattttctaTCCAAGGTTATTTGAACCAAATATGGGCCCTCacccaaattcttgattttttgactttttgaccaataggtcgaaataagctcaGGTGCATTGGGACAAGATCCAAAGGTTTACCTAGAGtaaaattgatattatgatgCTGCTGGCGCATCTGGAATTCACATCCGAGATTGTGTTACTGAAGTTTTCACCCAAAGGCTATTTGGAACCATCAAAGACTTCTAAATTAAGattgactctaaaaaataaataaactacctGATAAtcgaactatcagttccagcaagtcataaatgtctTGGGGCGGCTATGGAAAGGctctaatagaaaaaataagcagGAACAcgaaaaatgacctggagggtcattacaatatccactactaaggaaatTTCATCCACGAAAGTTAAGAACTAGGATAAATGCGAAGTAtcaaacaagtgaggatactaggCCTATATCTCGCTCTTAATCTCCTAAGTGGCCTCCTCTACTTGGCAGTatctctattgaaccttaacAACCTTGATCTCTCTAGTATGAAACCACCTCACATGattagccaaaataagcacaggCTTCTCAACAAAGGACAAATGCTCATTCAACTAGACTAagtcctatctaagcacatgGGATAGGTCAACAATATACCGCCATAATATACACATATGGAAAATTAGAAGAAGAGTAGCAAAATGCGAAGGTTAAGCTAACACCAAGCTACCACACGAACAACCCAGAGAATTTCAAAGGGTCGAATATATCTCGATCTGAGCATACCCTTACTCCCAAACCTTATAACACCCGTCATGGGTGATACAAAATCACCAACTCCAAACTCAAGGCAAAAAGCCAACAATCTTCATAGGCAGTCTGCCTACTTTAAGATGCTCTCAATCCATCTAGAATCACTCTGACTCTATCCAATAACTCCTGAAGCATATTCGCACCATGGGGGTCTAACCTTGGAAGGTTAAACCCATACAATCGGAtaacaacatctcctaccatacaaagcctcaaattaATCTCAAAAAACATGACTGCATCATAAAGCTGGGAATTGAACTCCTTATGCTCGGCAGGAGCCATATGTTAAGGTACGATAGAAATAGGACGATGcaggctcaaggtcaatagaTAAAATCTTATGAACAAGGGGAATACCAAGCAAGTCGGTAGTGAacatatcaggaaactcacaaacaataAGAACAAAGTCAACCGATAGACTATCAACACTAGCATCACAAACATAAGTGacataagactcacaacccctagAGATAAGTCTCCTAGCATGAACTTAAGATATAATCCCTATTAGTTCTCAACTaactgcatgatagtgggataattagtccatgcccagaatcatatcaaaatctagcatatctagaataataaaattagcaTAAGTGTCAACATCACTgacagtcacaacacatgattaGAATACTTAATCTACTACTACAGAATCACCCATGGTAGTAGATAAGTGCATCGGCATAGATAATTAATTAGTAAATAACTCTaactgtggtgcataataagtaaaTATACAATAATAAGTATATCTTGAATCAAACAAGTCAAGGACTGACTGGCACCACATAGAAATCATACCTAAAATTACAATATCCAAAGTCTAAGCCTCGGGTATAGTAGGTACTACATACAACTAATCACACCCGCTGCCTGGCTGGGCACCTAATCGACCTCTTGTCTTGCTTGTTTGATAACCTCCTTGAGTACCCAAGAAACTACCCCAGCAACTATGAAAACCATCTTTAATTGAGGGGTGAAATTCTCTAATAGGGAAACACTCTAAATTGAACCAATCATCACCCCATAACTAAAGCAATCCTACAAATAGTGATTGGGAAATCCACAAGTAAATGGAGAAATCTAAGTAAGACAAAAACAAACAGATTCGGCTAACCCAAAATGGCCACCACATCTAGACTGGCTAGAAAATAAACCCCTCAAGGATTTACCGTTGACCTTACTATGGCAATCCTTAGCACTAGACTGACCTCCATTGGTAATCTAAACAGATAGCTAAATAGGCTGACTCAATTGACTCTGAGGTTAAAAGGATTGATATAGAGGATACCTACTCTAAGAATTGTTATCTCTGGGTCGGTACCTACGACTGCATCAACTGAGTCTACCCTAAAACATTGGTCTCATACCATGTCCCTCATAGTGCATATTCTCTATCACTCTAGCATGCTTCAACACCTCAAAAAATACCTACCCAcaacaaccaaactctgagtaggcAAATAAGAGAAATACTCAACTCTCTATCAAAGCAGCGAACCCTCTCATACTTAGTAACAGTAATAGAACCCtactccaatctagagaactgaCCTCTCAATCAATATCTAAGGCTATGtagcatatacttctctaagatatctcagagaactgagtccatgaaaACAGAAGAAGATCCAGCTGGTCACGAatcaaaataacctctctacAAAAGACAAGTAGACAATCTAACTAAAATCTGGTGTAATCAATACCATGAAGTCTCAATAATGTCTTCTTCTCCTCAAAATACATAGCAAGTTGGGAAACCACTGGATGGAAACTACCAGCTAAGAAACTACCAATGCAGGAGGAATCTCAACTCAGGAAGCCACAGCTAAAGGTTGCACACCTTCTCCAGTACCATGTTGGTATGCAGACTATGCACCATCAGATGGTATACCACCAATATTATCCAAAAACTTAAATAATGCATCTTTGAGTATTGCTAAAGAAATAAACTCTGGTAGAGCCTGGGCAGGTTCCCGACCCACCGCTTATTATGGTAGAAGAATCACAAGCTCATACATAGGAATAGGTTCTGGGGAAGGTGACATATCCTAGCCTCTAGCTGGGGGCACGTCTCTAAGTTGTCCATACACTCTAGGTCATCCACgttcaaaataaaagtaggatACTTGCACTCAGTCTCAAGACCCCTGTCTCATGTAGCAATATCACATGCCCTCACCTTCTAAATATGAATAAATTTAAGAGAATTTTCTACAAATCAGCTCAAACTCCtagcacaaaatgagtgaaagaagtgaagaactcctattaattccctatagcctctcaaagattgGAAATAGATGCTTATATTTTGATTCgaaaaactctactagacacttgatATTGTACCAATGATATCGGTGCAACttggctctgatacaaacttgtcatgacccaatttatgggCCATAATGATACCTAAAACAACCCTCCGGTAGGTAAGTCAATGCCATTACTTGAAGCTAATATAATGGGTTAATTCTGCAAGAAAGGCCCAACATAGGAAAAGTTCAAGGACATCTATTATGAACTTAAGGGGTTTTAATAGAATAAATAGTAAATATGATACCAACCCCAAAACCTTGTATAGTTAGTAAAAGAGTAACTAATAGTATCAATAAAACTCTAAGTCTAGAATAGAGATTACATCTATCTTGAATATTAAAGACTGAATACAATAGATAAAAGGAAAATCGGTGACTCAAACtctaaaagctcaccctatctctagaaATCAGTCATCGCATGGACCATAATCGACGATCATAGCTAATAattgaatctgcaccaaaaaggtacaaaagtattgTATGATTACCAAAACAACAAGTACTAAGTGGGCGTCATCATCCGactaagataaatcatgatataagaatgataaagtgcAAGATAATCAAAACTATGTTAAGGAATTAAACCTGAATCATCACTGAATATAATAAGTAAACAAATCGGAATAACAGtgtaacataaggcatcaacacatacAAATATCGATGTACATAATAAGCATTAAATATTGGAATAACAACATAACATAAGGGACCAATGCATGCCAATATCATCgtgcataaaaataaataattcagaaTCATAAAGTAAAACAAGTACAATCACAAGAAAACATAAGTACAAAGTTGGTATCCATACACCAACTAGTGTATAAAGTAAAAAACTcatcacggcgtcccataccacaggagagtacacccaagagaaacATAAAGGAATCAAATCAACAATATATCCAAACTTTCCTATTATCCAtagttttcctcaattttcatcaaacaacCATTTGCCAACattcataatcataataataatcataatagaaTAACATATATCAATATACACATAACCATAACTATACCATTATATAGGATCTACCTCGCCAATTTACCTTATTCACACATTATTGGCTAGACAACGCTTAATACACAATCAATtactcactagtcatcatataacctctaattattatCTATTTTGTATTTATCACATAATCACTAGTCAAAGTTCAATGTGTAACCATTATTCACAAACTAGCTAATATTTTacatctagtcaagattcactACTAGACCATATTTGTCAATTAACCAATATTTATTTAAAGCAATCAAAATTCCACGAGCTTTCATCTAACAAAAGTCCACTAATCACTCTTTCTGCATTATCTATTGATCAACTAACATCCTCTAATATCTTTGATCATTAGTCCATAAATCCTCTCTTAAAAACTAGTCAACGTCATAAACTTTGTCATCAATAGAAACTAACCACCACCATCACTAAACTCATTATCACTAACCTCCATAATAAGTTAATCATCACTATTAATAGCCATCAATGCCACTAATCCTCTTTATCACTAAGGTTCACCAATCCATTAGTCCCTATTGGCCACTTCAACAATATCACCCCTAAGCATCTCTTATCGTTAAATAAATAACTATACCACCATATACCTTAACTCATTAGAAGACTATGGCCGACATCTCTAATATCAATACTATACCCAACTACACAAGAgcataaataaacatataattgaCATCCATAGGGATAGCTAGATTTAAACTAATAGAAGTACACATAAGCACATCAATAAccatcctccggccttgttgggCATTATCATAGCATCATAGTTTTCTCTGACCTATTTTGGTATCAATGTAATatcacaatatccttcggccGTAACATGTATCAACatatcattacaatatcctcCATCTGCACTAGATATCATCATATTATaacaatattatctattctttttaggtatcatcatatcatctgGCTatattgggtatcatcatatcatcacaatatcatttGGCAactctgggtatcatcatatcatcacaatatcctctggaTACACTAGGTATAATCATATAATTACAATATCCTTCAGCTTTGCCAGATATCAACATaccatcataatatccttcaaaCATGTTGAgtatcattataacatcaatattcacaatatataaatttataccATTAACAAAGAATAAGTCCCAGGAGGGATAAAGTAAATGCAAAGCccatgagggataaagtaaatagatataaaaGAGAAGCAAAGAAGAGCGTTCCTCCAAAATACAATGTTCATCATAAATTTCACTTTATCTATTGATTTATGTACATGTAACATGAATAACATATACAATCATTGGGTTTTTCCTCAAAACTTATATCTATAATACCAATATCTTTCCTCCATCCCATACTAGAGAGATAGGTATTGAGATATGTATAAAAAGTGGCAAAAGCTATAGCTTAAGTAATCATATAAGAAAGTACCATGAGTCCAAGCATAATCTGTAAAATATCTTTATGTATTGTCAATAAGCGTGCCTTCTAGAaccattaacatcattatttctAATTTTGACAATAATGAAGATTTCTAATATAGTTATTAGCATAATTAATAAGCATGATCATAACTTTGACAATAGCATAGTTAATGGCCTAAACACTAGCCTAATAATGgcttaatcaaaataataattaaggtTTGATCATTACATAATCCATACTCTAGTCATTTAGTCCATCGGTATAACCATAAGTGATATCATGAACAATAGCCCATTAGTAGAATATTTATTGGCCTACTATTAGCCTAAAGATAATTTATCATTAGTATGAGCAATAGATAAAGCATGACCTAATTTATTATTTGTTCATAGCATGGTCATTAACATCATTTATAGCTTAGGCCATATTATAGTTAAGGGCTCATTTAATAGCATGCTCATTATCCCAAATAATGGTTAAtcacaataacataattaataactTGAAAAAAGCTTTAGCCAATAAGTCATACAAAGGCATAATCACTCGGGGATCATTCTCAATTCTAAATCACATaacaaacaaacaccatgaatCATCAATATTACCTCAAAAAGGTACTCTGTAGTCAATTACTAAGCATAAGGGTTCAAGGGAATTAATCCTCAAGCTTTACTTAAGTTAGGTCAACTACCCCACTTCTAAATATCCAAAATtcattctaagtcaatttctaccccagactagactaaggtatctaaatcaactcttagatgtatagtaAGCCACCATAAACCCAATGGTAGATATTTTACTCAAGCACTTTTACTAAGGCCGATAGAACAAAGGCAACCTCTTCTAGTATAATTAACTAAGGACAATATTATTCTAAGTATGAGCAACTAGTGCATTTCATCTAAGGTTGAGTATTCTAAGGATtatcatgctaaacatgagttaTGAAGTCTATTCTACCTAAGATAGATTGAAATAAGTCAAGCTTTCTGACTCTAAGATTCATAGAGCATAATTGGTCAAACTAACCTATGTCTTGCATATCGTCAATCCAATACTTAaaaacccatcccaatctaacaatataacataattatactatatcatagctcaatctaaaaagaagtaagcctagcctacctcaaATCAAAAGATTGCTAAAAATCCACTATACTTTCGCTATTCCCTCTCGAAAATCTTTTTCAAGATACTAagatatttaaaacataatctagacataattatgaaaacatcgatacccatattgcactattgtacttTCGGTCTAAgcatgacaccaaaaaccccaagaaGGTCCTACTCGTGAAAAATACATTTCTAAGGTCAAACCAATGTTCATACACCGAtagggaatcataaccctcaagaaataggtgaaaaccaatcttatttgggctaaaattaagccctTAAGCTTTTCAGGATtttggtcaaataatcaagaaattcaaatatGAAATGGAAGGATTCATAGCTCAAATCCAtagttaataataaaaatatatgttaactaAGCATCTAAGTTTCACCTAAGACTCAATTTAAGGTTGACACACCATTTTAGGGTTCCTAGGTCTCAAAGATGAGAGgaaatatcaaaaaattcaaCCCAAGAGTCTCATTTATAGCCATCACAGGAAATCATGTATGGTGATCTCCATCCATAGATAAAGATCATGCAAGGGTAATTGTGTTCCCTCTTATAAATATCGGCATAGGGCAATCATGATGCCCTATTGAACGATCGTGCACCTCTCAACACTAGCAACTTGGTAAATTTCCAAGTTTTGTAGTAATGCCTTGAGATTCATTCAGAATTTGAAATaagtaaatgaactatgtaatcaaaataattttgagtttttagataTGGTGaaaaagttggattttccatccgtgGTTGGTTCGATCAAATGTGGGCCCTATACCCATATTCCtaattttccaattttccaacCAATAGATCGTAATGAAATTGGGTTCATTGGGACCCAATCCAAAGgcctacctagcctaaaatcaatattccagagttattggcatagtcaaaattcaCGTCCAGGAttgttttactaaattttttgccctatggccatttggaacccacaaagacttctaaataaggaattgactcttaaaaacaaatgaactgcTTG contains:
- the LOC124886562 gene encoding uncharacterized protein LOC124886562, coding for MEKLLKRVDATNSGVTTMNSDLSSMSQLVNSHSTSIKQLEKQMSQLSAALNQKKCKKFPSNIVHNPRNNSSCMTVTKQSGKVLPGPSVGNVVIEEDVEHKESYLVDSEKLDGIDISFNHQHVDELEKRKDKEKEAALTTLPKLLPSFPHRLKKKADNTKFSKFMAMLKQLTVNVSLVEALEKMSGYMKFMKDLVMKKREVCYEPVDNLHHCSAISTRSLVQKKVDPGSFTIPCTIGSLDSAMALCDLGASIILMPLVVNKNLCLGDPIPTNM